A genomic window from Salvia hispanica cultivar TCC Black 2014 chromosome 5, UniMelb_Shisp_WGS_1.0, whole genome shotgun sequence includes:
- the LOC125186976 gene encoding myosin-6-like, with protein sequence MVTSAATGVGSLVWVEDPDEAWLDGEVVAVNGEDITVLCTSGNTVVARCSNVYPKDADAPSCGVDDMTKLAYLHEPGVLQNLKSRYDINEIYTYTGSILIAVNPFQRLPHLYDSHMMEQYKGAAFGELSPHPFAVADAAYRLMMNDGKSQAILVSGESGAGKTESTKLLMRYLAYMGGRSAGEGRSVEQQVLESNPVLEAFGNAKTVRNNNSSRFGKFVELQFDQRGRISGAAVRTYLLERSRVCQLSDPERNYHCFYMLCAAPQEEVQKYKLGNPRTFHYLNQTNCYELDGVDDAKEYIATRKAMDTVGISVQEQDAIFRVIAAILHLGNIEFAKGKEIDSSMPKDEKSWFHLRTAAELFMCDAKSLEDSLCKKVITTRDESIITDVDPKTAASRRDALAKVVYSRLFDWLVDNINNSIGQDPNSKYLIGVLDIYGFESFKTNSFEQFCINLTNEKLQQHFNQHVFKMEQEEYTREEIDWSYIEFIDNQDILDMIEKKRGGIIALLDQACMLPRSTHETFAESLYREFKNHKRFSKPKLARSDFTICHYAGDVTYQTELFLDKNKDYVIGEHQALLNASECSFVSGLFPVSDEESSKQSKFSSIGSRFKQQLQSLLETLSSTEPHYIRCVKPNNLLKPAIFENHNVLQQLRCGGVMEAIRISCAGYPTKRPFYEFIDRFGILAPEVLNGSTDEVAVCKKLLGKVGLEGYQIGKTKVFLRAGQMAELDARRTEVLGRSASIIQRKVRSYMARKSFTLICRSAILIQSVCRGELTRKTYENMRREVACLRIQRDLRMHLARKTYLELCSSAICIQTGMRGMAARNELRFRWKTRAAIVIQSHCRKLLARLEYTKLKKAAITTQCAWRSKVARGELRKLKMAARETGALQAAKNKLEKQVEELTWRLQLEKRMRADLEEAKTQENTKLQTALKDLQLQFKETKDMLLKEKEVSKRAAEQIPVIQEIPIIDHEMMDKLSAENEKLKALVSSLETKIVETEKKYEETNKLSEERLKQAMDAESVIVKLKTNMHILQEKISDMETETKILRHQTLLTTSKPGLQSEFGNKVLENGHHASETIRTNDIPHTPVKAYETPDSKPRRPPTDRQQHEDVDTLMECVTKDVGFSQGKPVAAFTIYKSLLHWRSFEADRTSVFDRLIQMIGSAIEDQDSNDHMAYWLSNTSTLLFLLQKSLKPAGAAAATPVKPTSLFGRMAMGFRSSPSTVSLAGAAAALETVRQVEAKYPALLFKQQLTAYVEKIYGIIRDNLKKELSSLLALCIQAPRTSKGNALRSGRSFGKDSQTNHWQGIIDCLNSLLIILKENFVPPVLTQKIYAQTFSSINVQLFNSLLLRRECCTFSNGEYVKAGLAELELWCCQAKEEYAGSAWDELKHIRQAVGFLVIHQKYRISYDEITNDLCPILSVQQLHRICTLYWDDNYNTRSVSPEVISSMRVLMTEESSSASSSSFLLDDSSSIPFSVDDLSNSIEVKDFIDVNPAPELLEHPAFQFLHN encoded by the exons ATG GTTACTTCAGCTGCTACAGGAGTTGGCTCTCTTGTTTGGGTGGAGGATCCTGATGAAGCCTGGTTAGATGGAGAAGTTGTTGCAGTCAATGGTGAAGACATCACAGTCCTTTGTACATCAGGGAACACG GTTGTTGCTAGGTGTTCTAATGTCTATCCCAAGGATGCTGATGCTCCATCTTGTGGGGTGGATGATATGACCAAGTTAGCATATTTGCACGAACCTGGAGTTCTACAGAATTTAAAATCTAGATACGATATTAATGAGATATAT ACTTACACTGGCAGTATATTGATTGCTGTCAATCCTTTTCAAAGATTGCCTCATCTCTATGATAGTCATATGATGGAACAATATAAAGGAGCAGCCTTTGGTGAGCTGAGTCCACATCCATTTGCTGTTGCAGATGCTGCTTACAG GCTTATGATGAATGACGGAAAGAGTCAGGCAATTTTGGTTAGCGGTGAGAGTGGGGCAGGTAAAACAGAAAGCACAAAGTTGCTTATGAGATACCTTGCTTACATGGGAGGACGATCTGCAGGAGAAGGAAGGTCAGTCGAGCAACAAGTTCTTGAG TCAAATCCTGTTCTTGAGGCATTTGGTAATGCAAAGAcagtgagaaataataattcaag TCGTTTCGGTAAGTTTGTCGAGCTTCAGTTTGATCAAAGGGGTAGGATCTCTGGGGCTGCCGTCAGAACATACTTGCTTGAAAGATCTCGCGTTTGTCAACTGTCAGATCCTGAAAGAAACTATCACTGTTTCTATATGCTCTGTGCTGCACCCCAAGAG GAAGTTCAAAAGTACAAGTTGGGAAACCCAAGaacatttcattatttgaacCAGACGAATTGCTATGAGCTTGATGGAGTTGATGATGCCAAAGAATATATAGCAACAAGGAAAGCAATGGATACTGTGGGGATCAGTGTTCAGGAACAG GATGCCATATTTCGAGTCATTGCTGCAATTCTCCACCTTGGAAACATTGAATTTGCAAAAGGGAAAGAAATTGACTCATCCATGCCTAAAGATGAAAAATCTTGGTTTCATTTAAGAACAGCTGCTGAGCTTTTCAT GTGTGATGCAAAATCCTTGGAGGACTCGCTCTGCAAAAAGGTTATTACGACTCGTGATGAGTCCATAATCACGGATGTGGATCCAAAGACTGCTGCTTCTAGGAGGGATGCTCTAGCCAAAGTTGTATACTCAAGGCTATTTGACTG GCTTGTGGACAAcattaataattcaattgGTCAAGATCCAAATTCGAAGTATTTAATAGGGGTTCTGGATATCTATGGATTTGAGAGTTTCAAGACTAACAG CTTCGAACAATTTTGCATAAACTTGACTAATGAGAAGCTTCAGCAGCACTTTAATCAG CATGTTTTCAAAATGGAGCAAGAAGAGTATacaagagaagaaattgattGGAGCTACATTGAGTTCATTGACAATCAAGATATTTTAGATATGATTGAGAAG AAGCGAGGTGGCATTATCGCTCTTCTTGATCAAGCCTG CATGCTTCCTCGTTCAACCCATGAAACATTTGCCGAAAGTCTGTACCGGGAGTTTAAGAACCATAAACGCTTCAGCAAGCCCAAGCTGGCTCGTTCTGATTTTACCATTTGCCATTACGCTGGTGAC GTAACTTATCAAACTGAGTTGTTTCTGGACAAAAACAAGGATTATGTAATTGGGGAGCATCAGGCACTCCTGAATGCTTCTGAATGCTCCTTTGTTTCTGGTCTGTTCCCAGTATCAGATGAGGAGTCCTCCAAACAGTCCAAATTCTCTTCCATTGGCTCAAGATTTAAG CAACAACTGCAATCTCTTCTAGAAACTCTGAGTTCAACTGAACCTCATTATATTCGCTGTGTGAAGCCAAACAATCTTCTTAAGCCTGCAATATTTGAGAATCATAATGTCCTGCAACAACTGCGCTGTGGG GGTGTTATGGAAGCAATTAGGATCAGTTGTGCTGGATATCCTACTAAACGACCATTCTACGAATTTATAGACCGATTTGGCATCCTTGCGCCTGAAGTTCTAAATGGAAG TACTGATGAGGTTGCTGTTTGCAAGAAGCTTCTTGGGAAAGTAGGACTTGAAGGATATCAG ATTGGTAAAACAAAAGTGTTTCTGAGAGCTGGGCAGATGGCCGAGCTGGACGCTCGAAGGACTGAGGTGTTGGGAAGATCAGCAAGCATAATACAGAGGAAAGTTCGTTCTTATATGGCTCGAAAAAGTTTCACATTAATTTGTCGATCTGCAATACTTATTCAATCTGTATGCCGAg GAGAACTTACACGGAAAACATATGAAAACATGCGTCGAGAAGTTGCTTGTCTTAGGATTCAGAGAGATTTGCGTATGCATCTTGCCAGGAAAACATACCTAGAGCTATGCTCGTCTGCTATTTGCATTCAAACTGGGATGCGTGGAATGGCTGCTCGTAATGAGCTCCGCTTTAGATGGAAGACGAGAGCTGCAATTGTGATCCAG AGTCATTGTCGCAAGCTCTTAGCTCGTTTAGAATATACGAAGCTGAAAAAAGCTGCAATCACCACGCAATGTGCATGGAGGTCAAAGGTTGCTCGTGGTGAACTGCGTAAACTGAAGATG GCTGCAAGAGAAACTGGTGCTCTGCAAGCTGCCAAGAACAAATTAGAGAAGCAAGTTGAAGAATTGACTTGGAGACTGCAGCTAGAGAAACGAATGAGA GCTGACCTAGAAGAGgcaaaaacacaagaaaatacaaaattgcAAACAGCTCTGAAAGATCTTCAGCTACAGTTCAAAGAAACTAAAGACATGTTGTTGAAGGAAAAAGAAGTTTCAAAAAGGGCTGCTGAGCAAATCCCTGTAATTCAGGAGATTCCGATCATTGACCATGAAATGATGGATAAACTCAGTGCTGAAAATGAAAAGCTCAAG GCCCTGGTTAGCTCTCTGGAAACCAAAATAGTTGAAACAgagaagaaatatgaagaGACAAACAAACTTAGTGAGGAGAGGTTGAAGCAAGCCATGGATGCAGAATCAGTGATAGTGAAATTGAAGACTAATATGCAcat TCTTCAAGAGAAGATCTCTGACATGGAAACTGAGACCAAAATTCTTCGGCATCAGACCTTGTTGACCACTTCCAAGCCAGGACTTCAATCAGAATTTGGTAACAAG GTATTGGAAAATGGGCACCATGCTAGTGAAACAATTAGAACCAAT GATATACCACATACCCCTGTAAAAGCATATGAAACCCCTGACAGCAAACCAAGGAGACCGCCAACTGATCGTCAGCAGCAT GAGGATGTTGATACTCTCATGGAATGTGTAACAAAAGATGTGGGGTTCAGTCAAGGAAAACCTGTTGCTGCTTTCACTATATACAAATCTCTTTTGCACTGGAGATCATTTGAAGCAGACCGGACTAGTGTGTTTGATCGTCTTATTCAGATGATTGGTTCAGCTATTGAG GATCAAGACAGCAATGACCATATGGCTTACTGGTTGTCAAACACCTCCACCTTGCTGTTCTTACTCCAAAAAAGTCTAAAACCTGCTGGTGCAGCTGCTGCAACTCCTGTCAAGCCGACCTCTCTGTTTGGGAGGATGGCCATG GGTTTCCGTTCTTCACCTTCAACTGTCAGCCTTGCTGGTGCTGCAGCAGCACTGGAAACAGTGCGCCAAGTTGAAGCCAAGTATCCTGCTCTCCTTTTCAAGCAGCAGCTCACTGCATATGTTGAGAAGATATATGGAATTATTCGAGACAACTTGAAGAAGGAGTTAAGTTCACTGCTTGCTTTATGCATTCAG GCTCCAAGAACCTCTAAGGGAAATGCACTAAGATCTGGGCGATCCTTTGGCAAAGATTCCCAAACAAATCACTGGCAGGGGATTATTGATTGCCTAAACTCCCTTTTGATAATCCTgaaagaaaatttt GTTCCTCCTGTTCTCACCCAGAAGATATATGCTCAAAcgttttcatctataaatgtTCAATTGTTTAACAG CCTTCTACTACGCCGTGAGTGTTGTACATTCAGCAATGGGGAATATGTCAAAGCTGGACTGGCTGAGCTAGAGCTATGGTGCTGCCAAGCCAAAGAAGAG TATGCAGGTTCAGCTTGGGATGAACTAAAACACATAAGACAAGCTGTTGGGTTCCTG GTTATACATCAGAAGTACAGAATATCTTATGATGAAATCACTAATGATTTATGTCCT ATTTTGAGTGTTCAGCAGCTCCACAGAATATGTACATTATACTGGGACGACAACTATAACACTCGTAGTGTGTCCCCTGAA GTTATATCCAGTATGAGGGTGCTAATGACAGAGGAGTCAAGCTCTGCAAGTAGCAGCTCATTTCTGTTGGATGATAGTTCCAG CATCCCATTCTCGGTTGATGATCTTTCCAACTCAATTGAAGTGAAGGATTTCATAGATGTGAACCCAGCACCGGAACTTCTTGAGCATCCCGCCTTTCAATTTTTACACAACTGA